A window from Musa acuminata AAA Group cultivar baxijiao chromosome BXJ3-10, Cavendish_Baxijiao_AAA, whole genome shotgun sequence encodes these proteins:
- the LOC135651204 gene encoding uncharacterized protein LOC135651204 yields MAKSYGDGDLWLPPEFLCADFFREGGERCEAGFAGACIPCEFGLGSNPESPVESATTGTESDEEDYMKAITQQMARFFLRNDDKDASVTAPSRAKAMARSPQSAPCTRSSSNKGGSVNGPTLVSSPPLEQRSEETCDLLDEAPGQMMRLRRFGDLGLCDRRILGPLMKQSPAMSTACKSANAGYYDLGPVLAHRQLQAAHFHHLKRQQAAKQRLSAAWGRQCKARDSSVGYAESRCGRPPDPSATACPPLRKPQHPPPGSGMRAVFLNSSGAGKESAGTGVFLPGTASNKLAPRKKTGCSTVLVPDRVVQVLNLRLEDFAAHPRFPGGFVLTHEALLGRSNAALSHQKKNRHLNCQPPTAVAEAAADEIRLPRDWSY; encoded by the exons ATGGCGAAATCGTACGGAGATGGAGACCTTTGGCTGCCTCCGGAGTTCCTCTGCGCCGACTTCTTCCGCGAGGGCGGAGAGAGGTGTGAGGCGGGCTTCGCTGGGGCTTGCATCCCATGCGAGTTCGGGCTTGGCTCGAACCCGGAGTCGCCTGTGGAGTCGGCGACCACCGGAACGGAGAGCGACGAGGAGGACTATATGAAAGCCATCACCCAGCAGATGGCTCGCTTCTTCCTCCGGAACGACGACAAGGACGCCTCCGTCACGGCTCCGAGCCGCGCAAAG GCTATGGCGCGATCGCCACAGTCCGCGCCGTGCACGCGGTCTTCCTCGAACAAGGGAGGCAGCGTCAACGGCCCCACGTTGGTCTCGTCGCCTCCTCTGGAGCAGCGAAGCGAGGAGACCTGCGACCTTCTCGACGAGGCCCCGGGGCAGATGATGCGGCTGAGGCGTTTTGGCGATCTTGGCCTCTGCGACCGTCGGATCCTTGGCCCGCTCATGAAGCAGTCTCCGGCGATGTCCACGGCTTGCAAAAGCGCCAATGCCGGGTACTATGACCTCGGTCCGGTTCTCGCCCATCGTCAACTACAAGCAGCTCAT TTTCATCACCTGAAGCGGCAGCAAGCAGCGAAGCAACGACTGTCGGCGGCGTGGGGAAGGCAGTGCAAAGCCAGAGATAGCAGCGTGGGGTACGCCGAAAGCCGGTGCGGTCGGCCTCCGGATCCGTCCGCCACCGCGTGTCCTCCGCTTCGAAAGCCGCAGCATCCGCCGCCGGGATCCGGGATGCGCGCCGTGTTCCTCAACAGCTCCGGCGCCGGGAAGGAGTCCGCCGGCACCGGCGTCTTCCTGCCCGGGACCGCCAGCAACAAGCTGGCGCCGCGGAAAAAGACCG GTTGTTCGACCGTGCTGGTTCCTGATCGAGTGGTTCAGGTGCTGAACCTGAGGCTGGAAGACTTCGCAGCGCACCCACGCTTCCCCGGCGGCTTCGTTCTCACTCACG AAGCTCTTCTCGGGCGAAGCAACGCTGCGCTATCACATCAGAAAAAGAACCGCCACTTGAATTGCCAGCCGCCGACCGCTGTGGCAGAAGCAGCCGCCGACGAGATTAGACTCCCTCGTGACTGGAGCTACTGA
- the LOC135651525 gene encoding serine/threonine-protein kinase BSK5-like isoform X2 yields the protein MGARCSRLSLCWWPSHFKSSVLEPDELENGGDDSDGGGFTEYSLDELRAATDGFAPDYIVSEHGQKAPNVVYQGRLLPGDRAVAIKRFNKFAWPDARQFLEEARAVGQLRSDRLANLIGCCCEGDERLLVAEFMPHETLAKHLFHWDTRPLSWSMRIRVALYLAQALEYCSSRGRALYHDLNAYRVLFDEDGNPRLSCFGLMKNSRDGKSYSTNLAFTPPEYLRTGRVTPESVVYSFGTLLLDLLSGKHIPPSHALDLIRGKNFRTLMDSCLEGHFSNSDGTELVRLASRCLQYEPRERPNVKSLVTSLESLEKDAEVPSYTLMGILSGPVTSKQTLKLSPFGEACARLDLIAIYEILEKVGYKDDEGIANDLSFQVWTSQIQETLNTKKHGDNAFRAKDFGTAIDCYTQFMDGGSMISPTVLARRCVSYLMNNMLQEALGDAMQAQVVSPEWPTAYYLQAVALLSLGMDSDAEEMIKNGTKLESKRKSRN from the exons ATGGGAGCTCGATGCTCCAGATTGTCCCTCTGTTGGTGGCCGTCCCATTTCAAGTCCTCTGTGCTCGAACCCGATGAGCTCG AGAACGGGGGAGACGACAGCGACGGCGGCGGCTTCACGGAGTACAGCTTGGATGAGCTGCGGGCCGCCACGGACGGATTCGCCCCCGACTACATCGTCTCCGAGCACGGGCAGAAGGCCCCCAATGTGGTCTACCAGGGCCGCCTCCTCCCCGGCGACCGCGCCGTCGCCATCAAGCGCTTCAACAAGTTCGCCTGGCCCGACGCCCGACAATTCCTC GAGGAGGCGAGGGCGGTGGGGCAGCTCCGGAGCGACCGGCTGGCCAATCTCATCGGGTGCTGCTGCGAGGGCGACGAGAGGCTGCTGGTGGCCGAGTTCATGCCCCACGAGACCCTGGCCAAGCACCTGTTCCACT GGGATACACGACCTTTGAGTTGGTCGATGAGGATAAGAGTGGCGCTGTATCTTGCCCAGGCATTAGAATATTGCAGCAGCAGAGGGCGTGCACTGTATCATGATCTCAATGCTTACAGAGTTCTCTTTGATGAG GATGGTAATCCCAGGTTGTCCTGTTTTGGTCTCATGAAGAATAGTAGAGATGGGAAGAGCTACAGTACAAACTTGGCCTTCACACCGCCAGAGTACCTCAGGACAG GGAGAGTGACACCAGAAAGTGTAGTGTACAGCTTTGGGACACTTCTGCTCGACCTTCTTAGTGGAAAGCATATTCCTCCAAGCCAT GCACTTGACCTGATTCGTGGCAAGAATTTTCGGACACTGATGGACTCTTGTTTAGAGGGGCATTTCTCAAATTCTGATGGAACTGAGTTGGTTCGATTAGCTTCTCGTTGTTTGCAATACGAACCTCGTGAGAGGCCAAATGTTAAGTCACTGGTGACTTCTCTGGAATCTCTTGAAAAGGATGCAGAG GTGCCATCATATACACTGATGGGCATTCTGAGTGGTCCCGTGACTTCCAAGCAAACGCTTAAATTATCACCATTTGGCGAAGCTTGTGCAAGGTTGGACTTAATAGCTATATATGAGATACTGGAGAAAGTTGGATACAAGGATGATGAGGGAATAGCCAACGAT TTGTCTTTCCAAGTCTGGACCAGCCAAATTCAGGAGACTCTGAACACTAAGAAGCATGGGGACAATGCTTTTCGAGCTAAAGATTTTGGAACTGCAATTGATTGCTACACCCAG TTTATGGACGGTGGGTCAATGATTTCTCCAACTGTCTTGGCACGACGTTGTGTATCATACCTCATGAATAATATGCTACAAGAAGCTCTTGGAGATGCTATGCAGGCACAGGTAGTCTCACCAGAGTGGCCtactgcttactaccttcaagccGTTGCCCTTCTCAGTCTTGGAATGGATAGTGATGCCGAAGAAATGATTAAAAATGGTACTAAGCTAGAATCCAAGAGGAAAAGCAGAAACTAA
- the LOC135651525 gene encoding serine/threonine-protein kinase BSK5-like isoform X3, whose amino-acid sequence MGARCSRLSLCWWPSHFKSSVLEPDELENGGDDSDGGGFTEYSLDELRAATDGFAPDYIVSEHGQKAPNVVYQGRLLPGDRAVAIKRFNKFAWPDARQFLEEARAVGQLRSDRLANLIGCCCEGDERLLVAEFMPHETLAKHLFHWDTRPLSWSMRIRVALYLAQALEYCSSRGRALYHDLNAYRVLFDEDGNPRLSCFGLMKNSRDGKSYSTNLAFTPPEYLRTGRVTPESVVYSFGTLLLDLLSGKHIPPSHALDLIRGKNFRTLMDSCLEGHFSNSDGTELVRLASRCLQYEPRERPNVKSLVTSLESLEKDAELSFQVWTSQIQETLNTKKHGDNAFRAKDFGTAIDCYTQFMDGGSMISPTVLARRCVSYLMNNMLQEALGDAMQAQVVSPEWPTAYYLQAVALLSLGMDSDAEEMIKNGLLFYLSLVNDRVFKGGRSLIPL is encoded by the exons ATGGGAGCTCGATGCTCCAGATTGTCCCTCTGTTGGTGGCCGTCCCATTTCAAGTCCTCTGTGCTCGAACCCGATGAGCTCG AGAACGGGGGAGACGACAGCGACGGCGGCGGCTTCACGGAGTACAGCTTGGATGAGCTGCGGGCCGCCACGGACGGATTCGCCCCCGACTACATCGTCTCCGAGCACGGGCAGAAGGCCCCCAATGTGGTCTACCAGGGCCGCCTCCTCCCCGGCGACCGCGCCGTCGCCATCAAGCGCTTCAACAAGTTCGCCTGGCCCGACGCCCGACAATTCCTC GAGGAGGCGAGGGCGGTGGGGCAGCTCCGGAGCGACCGGCTGGCCAATCTCATCGGGTGCTGCTGCGAGGGCGACGAGAGGCTGCTGGTGGCCGAGTTCATGCCCCACGAGACCCTGGCCAAGCACCTGTTCCACT GGGATACACGACCTTTGAGTTGGTCGATGAGGATAAGAGTGGCGCTGTATCTTGCCCAGGCATTAGAATATTGCAGCAGCAGAGGGCGTGCACTGTATCATGATCTCAATGCTTACAGAGTTCTCTTTGATGAG GATGGTAATCCCAGGTTGTCCTGTTTTGGTCTCATGAAGAATAGTAGAGATGGGAAGAGCTACAGTACAAACTTGGCCTTCACACCGCCAGAGTACCTCAGGACAG GGAGAGTGACACCAGAAAGTGTAGTGTACAGCTTTGGGACACTTCTGCTCGACCTTCTTAGTGGAAAGCATATTCCTCCAAGCCAT GCACTTGACCTGATTCGTGGCAAGAATTTTCGGACACTGATGGACTCTTGTTTAGAGGGGCATTTCTCAAATTCTGATGGAACTGAGTTGGTTCGATTAGCTTCTCGTTGTTTGCAATACGAACCTCGTGAGAGGCCAAATGTTAAGTCACTGGTGACTTCTCTGGAATCTCTTGAAAAGGATGCAGAG TTGTCTTTCCAAGTCTGGACCAGCCAAATTCAGGAGACTCTGAACACTAAGAAGCATGGGGACAATGCTTTTCGAGCTAAAGATTTTGGAACTGCAATTGATTGCTACACCCAG TTTATGGACGGTGGGTCAATGATTTCTCCAACTGTCTTGGCACGACGTTGTGTATCATACCTCATGAATAATATGCTACAAGAAGCTCTTGGAGATGCTATGCAGGCACAGGTAGTCTCACCAGAGTGGCCtactgcttactaccttcaagccGTTGCCCTTCTCAGTCTTGGAATGGATAGTGATGCCGAAGAAATGATTAAAAATG GTTTGCTTTTCTACCTTTCACTCGTTAACGATAGAGTCTTCAAGGGTGGAAGGAGTTTGATTCCTTTGTAG
- the LOC135651525 gene encoding serine/threonine-protein kinase BSK5-like isoform X1 yields MGARCSRLSLCWWPSHFKSSVLEPDELENGGDDSDGGGFTEYSLDELRAATDGFAPDYIVSEHGQKAPNVVYQGRLLPGDRAVAIKRFNKFAWPDARQFLEEARAVGQLRSDRLANLIGCCCEGDERLLVAEFMPHETLAKHLFHWDTRPLSWSMRIRVALYLAQALEYCSSRGRALYHDLNAYRVLFDEDGNPRLSCFGLMKNSRDGKSYSTNLAFTPPEYLRTGRVTPESVVYSFGTLLLDLLSGKHIPPSHALDLIRGKNFRTLMDSCLEGHFSNSDGTELVRLASRCLQYEPRERPNVKSLVTSLESLEKDAEVPSYTLMGILSGPVTSKQTLKLSPFGEACARLDLIAIYEILEKVGYKDDEGIANDLSFQVWTSQIQETLNTKKHGDNAFRAKDFGTAIDCYTQFMDGGSMISPTVLARRCVSYLMNNMLQEALGDAMQAQVVSPEWPTAYYLQAVALLSLGMDSDAEEMIKNGLLFYLSLVNDRVFKGGRSLIPL; encoded by the exons ATGGGAGCTCGATGCTCCAGATTGTCCCTCTGTTGGTGGCCGTCCCATTTCAAGTCCTCTGTGCTCGAACCCGATGAGCTCG AGAACGGGGGAGACGACAGCGACGGCGGCGGCTTCACGGAGTACAGCTTGGATGAGCTGCGGGCCGCCACGGACGGATTCGCCCCCGACTACATCGTCTCCGAGCACGGGCAGAAGGCCCCCAATGTGGTCTACCAGGGCCGCCTCCTCCCCGGCGACCGCGCCGTCGCCATCAAGCGCTTCAACAAGTTCGCCTGGCCCGACGCCCGACAATTCCTC GAGGAGGCGAGGGCGGTGGGGCAGCTCCGGAGCGACCGGCTGGCCAATCTCATCGGGTGCTGCTGCGAGGGCGACGAGAGGCTGCTGGTGGCCGAGTTCATGCCCCACGAGACCCTGGCCAAGCACCTGTTCCACT GGGATACACGACCTTTGAGTTGGTCGATGAGGATAAGAGTGGCGCTGTATCTTGCCCAGGCATTAGAATATTGCAGCAGCAGAGGGCGTGCACTGTATCATGATCTCAATGCTTACAGAGTTCTCTTTGATGAG GATGGTAATCCCAGGTTGTCCTGTTTTGGTCTCATGAAGAATAGTAGAGATGGGAAGAGCTACAGTACAAACTTGGCCTTCACACCGCCAGAGTACCTCAGGACAG GGAGAGTGACACCAGAAAGTGTAGTGTACAGCTTTGGGACACTTCTGCTCGACCTTCTTAGTGGAAAGCATATTCCTCCAAGCCAT GCACTTGACCTGATTCGTGGCAAGAATTTTCGGACACTGATGGACTCTTGTTTAGAGGGGCATTTCTCAAATTCTGATGGAACTGAGTTGGTTCGATTAGCTTCTCGTTGTTTGCAATACGAACCTCGTGAGAGGCCAAATGTTAAGTCACTGGTGACTTCTCTGGAATCTCTTGAAAAGGATGCAGAG GTGCCATCATATACACTGATGGGCATTCTGAGTGGTCCCGTGACTTCCAAGCAAACGCTTAAATTATCACCATTTGGCGAAGCTTGTGCAAGGTTGGACTTAATAGCTATATATGAGATACTGGAGAAAGTTGGATACAAGGATGATGAGGGAATAGCCAACGAT TTGTCTTTCCAAGTCTGGACCAGCCAAATTCAGGAGACTCTGAACACTAAGAAGCATGGGGACAATGCTTTTCGAGCTAAAGATTTTGGAACTGCAATTGATTGCTACACCCAG TTTATGGACGGTGGGTCAATGATTTCTCCAACTGTCTTGGCACGACGTTGTGTATCATACCTCATGAATAATATGCTACAAGAAGCTCTTGGAGATGCTATGCAGGCACAGGTAGTCTCACCAGAGTGGCCtactgcttactaccttcaagccGTTGCCCTTCTCAGTCTTGGAATGGATAGTGATGCCGAAGAAATGATTAAAAATG GTTTGCTTTTCTACCTTTCACTCGTTAACGATAGAGTCTTCAAGGGTGGAAGGAGTTTGATTCCTTTGTAG
- the LOC135651526 gene encoding fructose-1,6-bisphosphatase, chloroplastic-like yields MECIVVISRYSPNLSDGELRATKDGLTIRALPSSRPATILSTLLRSRKPYQWPTNPKKKKLKKKKRKKQRSREEHWRATDMASATLIPAASKLILSSSSTTRSFPRLSPFSNVSLPGRHRSVLFAAKRAAGDGGNRSSASCAAVGTAASEVETKRKSSFELQTLTTWLLKQEQAGGIDAELTIVLSSISMACKQIASLVQRAGISNLTGVQGAVNVQGEDQKKLDVVSNEVFSNCLRSSGRTGIIASEEEDVPVAVEESYSGNYIVVFDPLDGSSNIDAAVSTGSIFGIYSPNDECLADIGDDETLGQVEQKCVVNVCQPGNNLLAAGYCMYSSSVIFVLTVGKGVYVFTLDPMYGEFVLTQEDVKIPPAGKIYAFNEGNYLLWDDKLRAYMDSLKDPGPNGKPYSARYIGSLVGDFHRTLLYGGIYGYPRDKKSKNGKLRLLYECAPMSFIVEQAGGKGSDGHQRILDIEPQEIHQRVPLFIGSVEEVEKLEKFLA; encoded by the exons ATGGAATGCATAGTTGTCATTTCTCGATACAGTCCAAATCTCTCGGACGGAGAGTTGAGAGCCACAAAGGACGGGCTGACGATCCGAGCATTACCGTCCTCACGTCCTGCAACTATCCTATCCACACTTCTGCGGTCACGCAAACCCTATCAATGGCCAACcaatccgaagaagaagaagttgaagaagaagaagaggaagaagcaaaGAAGCAGGGAGGAACACTGGAGAGCCACTGACATGGCGTCGGCCACATTAATCCCGGCCGCCTCTAAGCTTATCCTCTCCAGTTCGTCAACCACCCGTTCCTTTCCCCGCCTCTCACCCTTCAGCAATGTAAGCTTACCTGGCCGCCACCGCAGTGTCCTTTTCGCAGCCAAAAGAGCCGCGGGCGACGGCGGCAATAGGTCGAGCGCTTCGTGCGCCGCCGTCGGCACCGCGGCTTCCGAGGTCGAGACCAAGAGGAAGAGTAGCTTCGAGCTCCAAACGCTGACCACCTGGTTGCTGAAGCAAGAGCAAGCTGGGGGCATCGACGCCGAGCTTACCATTGTGCTCTCCAGCATCTCCATggcctgcaagcagatcgcctccCTGGTGCAGCGAGCCGGCATCTCCAACCTGACCGGAGTCCAGGGCGCCGTCAATGTCCAGGGCGAGGACCAGAAGAAGCTCGACGTCGTCTCCAACGAG GTGTTCTCCAATTGCCTGAGGTCGAGTGGCCGAACGGGCATCATAGCGTCAGAGGAAGAAGACGTACCCGTGGCCGTGGAAGAGAGCTACTCCGGCAACTACATCGTCGTCTTCGACCCGCTCGACGGGTCGTCCAACATCGACGCCGCCGTCTCTACCGGTTCCATCTTCGGAATCTACAGCCCCAACGACGAGTGCCTCGCCGACATCGGCGACGACGAGACA CTGGGCCAAGTGGAGCAGAAGTGCGTGGTGAACGTGTGCCAGCCGGGGAACAACCTTCTGGCCGCCGGCTACTGCATGTACTCCAGCTCCGTCATCTTCGTGCTGACGGTGGGCAAGGGCGTGTACGTGTTCACTCTCGATCCCATGTACGGGGAGTTCGTGCTGACGCAGGAGGACGTGAAGATCCCGCCGGCGGGGAAGATCTACGCCTTCAACGAGGGCAACTACCTGCTGTGGGACGACAAGTTGCGGGCGTACATGGACTCCCTCAAGGATCCCGGGCCCAACGGGAAGCCCTACTCCGCGCGCTACATCGGGAGCTTGGTGGGCGACTTCCACCGCACGCTGCTCTACGGGGGCATATACGGGTACCCCCGGGACAAGAAGAGCAAGAACGGGAAGCTACGGCTGCTGTACGAGTGCGCACCCATGAGCTTCATCGTCGAGCAGGCCGGCGGCAAGGGTTCCGATGGCCACCAGAGGATCCTCGACATCGAACCTCAAGAA ATCCATCAAAGAGTTCCTCTGTTCATTGGGAGCGTCGAAGAAGTGGAGAAGTTGGAGAAGTTCTTGGCGTGA